From Methanoculleus oceani, a single genomic window includes:
- a CDS encoding spore germination protein GerW family protein: MTGESMLQITVDQLARTLCASAVLGAPIEAGERVIIPVAEFGLGFGGGEGTGGFREGSHHGGAGTGGGGGISAVALIIITRGVPGPEGIQVVSLKKKSEIAEVISTIGEAVGPHVERVLEKGSEMMQQRKGKMPRVSEEGKEIPVSGEEA, encoded by the coding sequence ATGACTGGCGAATCGATGCTCCAGATAACCGTGGATCAACTTGCACGAACACTCTGCGCGAGCGCCGTTCTCGGTGCCCCGATCGAGGCCGGCGAGCGGGTTATCATACCGGTCGCCGAGTTCGGGCTCGGATTCGGCGGTGGCGAAGGCACGGGAGGGTTCAGGGAAGGCAGCCATCACGGCGGGGCCGGGACCGGCGGCGGAGGCGGCATATCGGCCGTCGCCCTGATCATCATCACCAGGGGTGTCCCCGGCCCCGAGGGCATCCAGGTGGTATCGCTCAAGAAGAAGAGCGAGATCGCCGAGGTGATCTCGACGATCGGGGAGGCTGTCGGCCCCCACGTCGAGAGGGTGCTCGAAAAGGGCTCCGAGATGATGCAGCAGCGCAAGGGCAAGATGCCCCGGGTATCGGAAGAGGGAAAGGAGATCCCGGTGAGCGGTGAAGAGGCATAA
- a CDS encoding metal-dependent hydrolase — protein MYLLAHAMVGVLIGAVIAAIAGDRRVIALAALGAVLPDLIDKPVGHVILAGTVDYGRIYFHGLTVLSLILIAGLLLYHHRESIGLFVVAAGMASHQFFDGMWRHPVEWFWPFLGPLPRHGYSENYFWDSVLRELAQPSEWLFLFLIAGLFAYLYRRELGALFARVVSPTARRALVAALGLVILVVLAVGGRLLL, from the coding sequence ATGTACCTCCTCGCCCATGCCATGGTCGGTGTCCTCATAGGAGCCGTGATCGCGGCGATCGCCGGCGACCGACGGGTTATCGCGCTCGCCGCGCTGGGCGCCGTGCTCCCCGACCTGATCGACAAGCCAGTCGGACACGTAATCCTCGCCGGGACCGTAGACTACGGCAGGATATACTTTCACGGTCTCACCGTCCTCTCCCTGATCCTCATCGCCGGTCTCCTCCTCTACCACCACCGCGAGAGCATCGGCCTCTTCGTGGTCGCCGCCGGCATGGCGAGCCATCAGTTCTTCGACGGGATGTGGCGGCACCCTGTCGAATGGTTCTGGCCGTTCCTCGGTCCTCTCCCCCGGCACGGTTACTCTGAAAACTACTTCTGGGACTCGGTCCTGCGGGAGCTCGCCCAGCCGAGCGAATGGCTCTTCCTCTTCCTGATCGCCGGCCTGTTCGCCTACCTCTACCGGCGGGAACTCGGGGCCCTCTTCGCCCGGGTTGTGAGTCCCACGGCCCGCAGGGCGCTCGTTGCCGCCCTCGGCCTCGTTATTCTCGTCGTGCTGGCCGTCGGCGGACGGCTTCTGCTGTGA
- a CDS encoding TrpB-like pyridoxal phosphate-dependent enzyme, translating into MQTKILLDEEEMPKRWYNIQADLPTPMDPPLHPGTGKPAVPDDLRHIFPMELIRQEMSTERYIDIPEEVRDILTLWRPSPLYRARRLEAALKTPAKIYYKWEGVSPPGSHKPNTAIAQAYYNREEGIERLATETGAGQWGSSLAFATSLFDMECTVYMVRSSYDQKPYRKSMMQVYGAECIPSPSLKTRSGQAVLSRDPETPGALGIAISEAVEDAAAHENTNYSLGSVLNHVCLHQTIIGQEAQQQIAMEDAYPDVVIGCVGGGSNFAGLSFPFAGEKMTGKHPDTDIIAVEPAACPTLTKGLYTYDFGDIAGLTPLLRMFTLGHDFVPPAIHAGGLRYHGMAPLVSRLAHDGVIRPVAYRQNEVFEAAVTFARTEGIVVAPEAAHAVKATIDEALRCRETGEAKTILFNNSGHGNFDFSSYEAYFAGQLVDYEYPVELIKDSLSRLPVTG; encoded by the coding sequence ATGCAGACGAAGATCCTCCTTGACGAGGAGGAGATGCCGAAACGGTGGTACAACATCCAGGCAGACCTCCCGACGCCCATGGATCCGCCCCTTCACCCGGGGACCGGGAAACCCGCGGTCCCCGACGACCTCCGCCACATATTCCCGATGGAACTGATCCGGCAGGAGATGAGCACGGAACGCTACATCGATATCCCCGAAGAGGTCCGCGATATCCTCACTCTCTGGAGGCCGAGCCCTCTTTACCGGGCGAGAAGGCTCGAGGCTGCCTTGAAGACGCCGGCAAAGATCTACTACAAGTGGGAGGGCGTGAGCCCGCCGGGCTCGCACAAGCCCAACACCGCCATCGCCCAGGCCTATTATAACCGCGAGGAAGGGATCGAGCGGCTCGCGACCGAGACCGGGGCGGGACAGTGGGGCTCGTCGCTTGCGTTTGCAACGAGCCTCTTCGACATGGAGTGCACCGTCTACATGGTCCGGAGCTCCTACGACCAGAAGCCCTACCGCAAAAGCATGATGCAGGTCTACGGCGCCGAATGCATCCCGAGCCCGTCGCTTAAGACCCGGTCGGGCCAGGCAGTGCTCTCCCGCGACCCCGAGACACCCGGAGCCCTCGGCATTGCCATATCGGAGGCGGTCGAGGACGCGGCCGCCCACGAGAACACCAACTACTCGCTCGGCTCCGTCCTCAACCACGTCTGTCTTCACCAGACGATCATCGGCCAGGAGGCACAGCAGCAGATCGCGATGGAGGACGCCTATCCCGACGTGGTGATCGGGTGCGTCGGCGGCGGCAGCAACTTCGCCGGTCTCTCTTTCCCGTTCGCCGGCGAGAAGATGACCGGAAAACACCCCGATACCGATATCATCGCGGTGGAGCCGGCCGCCTGCCCGACCCTGACGAAGGGGCTCTACACCTACGATTTCGGGGATATCGCGGGGCTGACCCCGCTCCTGCGGATGTTCACCCTCGGCCACGACTTCGTCCCGCCGGCGATCCATGCCGGGGGTCTCCGCTACCATGGGATGGCGCCGCTCGTCTCCCGTCTCGCCCACGATGGGGTGATCCGGCCTGTCGCCTACCGCCAGAACGAGGTCTTCGAAGCCGCGGTGACCTTCGCCCGGACGGAGGGGATCGTCGTCGCGCCGGAGGCCGCCCACGCCGTGAAGGCCACGATCGACGAGGCCCTCCGGTGCCGTGAGACCGGTGAGGCAAAGACGATCCTCTTCAACAACTCCGGCCACGGCAACTTCGACTTCTCCTCCTACGAAGCCTACTTTGCAGGACAGCTCGTCGACTACGAATACCCGGTGGAGCTGATCAAAGATTCGCTCTCCCGGCTGCCGGTGACGGGGTGA
- a CDS encoding anthranilate synthase component I family protein: MDSALREPNTNPGCEEVVAAADASLRPLIVPVFSEIPLPASSPADLYASLREGPGFLLESLEGSEKTARYSFICTAPAATIAVTSDGTVTVSGDSRIREIVTGIEAADAVDAVRSFMGRFRVASSPLPRFSGGLAGYFSYDLISSIHPTFRAEPAEDPEEPVARFMLAQNCLALDHHRERLAVIGNLLLVDGADAEEEYYRGRAAVAERAARIRDLSPARPGDPGPSGVVASSCTPEEFSGAVMRIKEHIVAGDIFQAVLSRRLTCRIGGDPFGVYRRLRVRNPSPYMYYLDFGDCQVAGSSPEMLVRVENGRVTTVPIAGTRPRGSTPAEDEMFAADLLADEKERAEHIMLVDLARNDVGAVSAFGSVSVEGFMTIEKFSHVQHIVSTVSGTLCEGCDRFDALRSCFPAGTVSGAPKIRAMQIIGEVEGLRRGIYAGAVGYIGFSGTMDLAIAIRTVIVENGVASVQVGAGIVADSDPGREWIETENKGRAMLAALGAEAE, encoded by the coding sequence CTGGACAGCGCTCTAAGAGAGCCGAACACAAACCCGGGATGCGAAGAGGTCGTCGCCGCGGCAGACGCGAGCCTCCGGCCTCTCATCGTCCCGGTATTTTCCGAGATCCCGCTTCCCGCGTCTTCACCGGCCGACCTCTACGCCTCTCTCCGCGAAGGGCCCGGGTTCCTGCTGGAGTCGCTCGAGGGGAGCGAGAAGACCGCCCGCTACTCCTTCATCTGCACCGCCCCGGCCGCGACCATCGCCGTGACCTCCGACGGCACGGTGACGGTCTCCGGGGACTCCCGCATCCGTGAGATCGTCACCGGCATCGAGGCCGCCGACGCCGTCGACGCCGTCCGCTCGTTCATGGGCCGGTTCCGGGTCGCCTCCTCGCCGCTCCCGCGGTTCTCGGGAGGACTTGCCGGCTACTTCTCCTACGACCTCATCTCTTCTATCCACCCGACGTTCCGGGCGGAACCGGCGGAAGATCCCGAAGAGCCCGTCGCCCGGTTCATGCTGGCGCAAAACTGCCTCGCCCTCGACCACCACAGAGAGCGGCTTGCGGTCATCGGGAACCTGCTCCTTGTCGACGGGGCCGATGCAGAGGAGGAATACTACCGGGGCCGTGCGGCGGTTGCCGAACGGGCCGCCCGGATACGCGATCTCTCCCCGGCACGCCCCGGCGATCCGGGCCCCTCCGGGGTCGTGGCATCGTCCTGCACCCCGGAGGAGTTTTCGGGGGCGGTCATGCGGATCAAGGAGCATATCGTGGCAGGCGATATCTTCCAGGCGGTCCTCTCCCGGCGGCTCACCTGCCGTATCGGGGGCGACCCGTTCGGTGTCTACCGGCGGCTGCGGGTGAGAAACCCGAGCCCCTACATGTACTACCTGGACTTCGGCGACTGCCAGGTCGCCGGGAGCAGCCCCGAGATGCTCGTCCGGGTGGAGAACGGCCGGGTGACGACCGTCCCGATCGCCGGTACCCGACCGCGGGGGTCGACCCCGGCGGAAGACGAGATGTTCGCGGCCGATCTCCTCGCGGACGAGAAGGAGCGGGCCGAGCACATCATGCTCGTCGACCTTGCGAGAAACGACGTCGGGGCAGTCTCCGCCTTCGGGAGCGTCTCGGTGGAGGGGTTCATGACCATCGAGAAGTTCTCGCACGTCCAGCACATCGTCTCGACCGTCTCGGGCACGCTCTGCGAGGGATGCGACCGGTTCGACGCCCTCCGATCCTGTTTCCCCGCCGGGACCGTCTCGGGAGCCCCGAAGATCCGGGCGATGCAGATCATCGGCGAGGTGGAGGGGCTCCGGCGCGGGATCTATGCGGGAGCGGTCGGTTACATCGGCTTTTCCGGCACGATGGACCTTGCGATAGCCATCCGGACGGTTATCGTGGAGAACGGCGTCGCCTCCGTCCAGGTGGGGGCCGGGATCGTGGCCGACTCCGACCCCGGCCGGGAGTGGATCGAGACCGAGAACAAAGGGCGGGCGATGCTTGCGGCGCTTGGTGCGGAGGCGGAATGA
- a CDS encoding anthranilate synthase component II: MRVLVIDSYDSFTFNLCQQIGMLGAEPVVVKSDTPLKRIQSVPFDRVVLSPGPGHPRDSALYRAVLSTISRIVPTLGVCLGHQAIGLAFGARIARADRLMHGKRSVIRHDGAGIYAGVPDPLVATRYHSLVIDPATVPDCLEVTARSDDDGAVMGVRHREFPIEGVQFHPESILTPEGDRLMENFLFGTGGGA, encoded by the coding sequence ATGCGGGTGCTCGTCATCGACAGTTACGACAGTTTCACCTTCAATCTCTGCCAGCAGATCGGAATGCTCGGGGCGGAACCGGTCGTGGTGAAGAGCGACACGCCCCTCAAGCGGATCCAGTCCGTGCCCTTCGACCGTGTCGTCCTCTCGCCCGGGCCGGGGCATCCCCGGGACTCCGCCCTCTACCGGGCGGTCCTCAGCACGATCAGCCGTATCGTCCCGACGCTCGGGGTCTGCCTCGGCCACCAGGCGATCGGCCTCGCCTTCGGGGCCCGGATCGCCCGGGCCGACCGGCTGATGCACGGGAAGCGGTCGGTGATCCGGCACGACGGTGCAGGAATCTACGCGGGGGTTCCCGACCCTCTCGTCGCGACCCGCTACCACTCGCTCGTCATCGATCCCGCCACGGTCCCGGACTGCCTCGAAGTGACCGCCCGGAGCGACGACGACGGGGCGGTCATGGGCGTCAGGCACCGGGAGTTCCCGATCGAGGGGGTTCAGTTCCACCCGGAGAGCATCCTCACCCCGGAGGGAGACAGGCTGATGGAAAACTTCCTCTTCGGCACGGGGGGCGGGGCATGA
- the trpD gene encoding anthranilate phosphoribosyltransferase has translation MIREAIARVSSGTDLTPAEAGGVMEEIMRGAATPAQIGGFLTALRMKGETEAEIAAFARAMRAAAVPVSLPTQARVDTCGTGGDGAGTFNISTAAAFVAAGAGIPIVKHGNRGVSSRCGSADVLEALGVSVAIPPDRVAEVLATAGIAFLFAPAYHPAMQHARSARQEIGIRTVFNLLGPLTNPAGAGAHLLGVYDPRLTVPVARVLGNLGVERAMVVHGAGLDEIATAGPTTVGELRDGEVRAYTLDCTEFGIPRSSVAALRGGGPGENARTLLSILEGDDGPARDIVLLNAGAAIYLGGKAGSIAGGIARAEVSIESGAALDRLRRLIEATGGGA, from the coding sequence ATGATCCGCGAGGCGATCGCCCGGGTATCCTCGGGCACGGACCTCACCCCGGCCGAGGCGGGGGGGGTGATGGAGGAGATCATGCGGGGGGCGGCGACACCCGCCCAGATCGGCGGGTTCCTCACGGCGCTGCGGATGAAAGGGGAGACCGAGGCGGAGATCGCGGCGTTCGCCCGGGCGATGCGGGCGGCCGCCGTCCCGGTCTCCCTCCCGACCCAGGCACGGGTGGATACCTGCGGGACCGGGGGCGACGGTGCGGGGACGTTCAACATCAGCACCGCGGCCGCCTTCGTCGCGGCCGGGGCCGGGATCCCCATCGTGAAGCACGGGAACCGGGGGGTGTCGAGCCGGTGCGGCTCGGCCGACGTCCTCGAGGCGCTCGGTGTCTCCGTCGCGATCCCGCCGGACCGGGTCGCGGAGGTCCTCGCGACCGCCGGGATCGCCTTCCTCTTCGCCCCGGCCTACCACCCGGCGATGCAGCACGCCCGGTCGGCCCGGCAGGAGATCGGGATCCGGACGGTCTTCAACCTCCTCGGTCCCCTCACGAACCCGGCAGGTGCCGGGGCCCACCTCCTCGGCGTCTACGACCCCCGCCTGACCGTCCCGGTCGCCCGGGTGCTCGGGAACCTCGGGGTCGAGCGGGCGATGGTGGTTCACGGCGCCGGTCTCGACGAGATCGCGACGGCCGGGCCGACGACGGTCGGGGAACTCCGGGATGGGGAGGTCCGGGCCTACACCCTCGACTGCACGGAGTTCGGGATCCCGCGCTCGTCCGTCGCCGCCCTTCGCGGCGGCGGGCCCGGGGAGAACGCCCGGACCCTTCTCTCCATCCTCGAGGGAGACGACGGCCCCGCACGGGACATCGTCCTCCTCAACGCCGGGGCGGCGATCTACCTCGGCGGGAAGGCCGGCAGCATCGCCGGGGGCATCGCCCGTGCCGAGGTGTCAATCGAATCGGGGGCGGCGCTCGACCGGCTCCGCCGCCTGATCGAGGCGACCGGAGGCGGGGCATGA